A window of the Gordonia humi genome harbors these coding sequences:
- a CDS encoding response regulator transcription factor, giving the protein MRILVVDDDRAVRESLRRSLTFNGYTVDTAGDGLEALEKVIADRPDLLLLDVMMPRLDGLEVCRRLRSAGDDLPILVLTARDSVSERVSGLDAGADDYLPKPFALEELLARLRSLLRRTARDEDEGSEAVSFSDLTLDPATREVTRGERQISLTRTEFALMEMLMANPKRVLTRSRILEEVWGYDFPTSGNALEVYIGYLRRKTEADGEPRLIHTVRGVGYVLRENA; this is encoded by the coding sequence ATGCGTATTCTCGTGGTCGACGACGACCGTGCCGTTCGAGAGTCACTCCGACGGTCCCTGACGTTCAACGGATACACCGTCGACACCGCGGGCGACGGCCTCGAAGCGCTGGAGAAGGTGATCGCCGACCGTCCCGACCTGCTTCTGCTCGACGTGATGATGCCGCGCCTGGACGGGCTCGAGGTGTGTCGTCGCCTGCGTTCGGCCGGCGACGACCTGCCGATCCTGGTGCTGACCGCGCGCGACTCGGTGTCCGAGCGGGTGAGCGGGCTGGACGCGGGCGCCGACGACTACCTGCCGAAGCCGTTCGCGCTCGAAGAGCTGCTGGCACGTCTGCGGTCGCTCCTGCGGCGCACCGCCCGGGATGAGGACGAGGGGTCCGAGGCGGTCTCGTTCTCGGATCTGACTCTCGATCCGGCGACCCGCGAGGTGACGCGTGGCGAACGGCAGATCAGCCTCACGCGCACGGAGTTCGCGCTCATGGAGATGCTCATGGCGAATCCGAAGCGGGTCCTGACTCGCAGTCGGATCCTCGAGGAGGTCTGGGGCTACGACTTCCCGACCTCGGGCAACGCCCTCGAGGTGTACATCGGCTATCTGCGCCGTAAGACCGAGGCCGACGGTGAACCCCGACTGATCCACACTGTGCGCGGCGTCGGATACGTGCTGCGCGAGAACGCGTAG
- a CDS encoding 4Fe-4S binding protein translates to MVHVITASCCSDAGCVSVCPVDCIHPTPDEPGFGTSEILHIDPQTCIDCGACADACPVDAIFPAERLGTADRVFVDLNADYYRDRPDAGANPPQVVYPDIPRLPDGLRVAIVGTGPAGGYALTTLIGRTDAQITVIDRLPTPGGLVRAGVAPDHPGTKGVLRTFDLAYRDPRVDLIGGLAIGDGPGAVSHPELAAHFDAVFYAVGAPAARSLGIPGEDLPGSTSAGDLVAWYNAVPGAVGAPPAADCGRTVIVGTGNVALDIARILVSSPETLAATDIADRAVDLLRRQDVREVVLLGRRGPADAAYSDAEYRALQALPDVDLIVCDDAATIAELGLDRPPAPGRRRIVFLFGSVPTEIVADGSGRAGAVDVTTGSISHRIRADLVVRSVGYRGVAVPGLPFDDVAGVIPTVDGRVTGADGAPVPGLYAVGWAARGARGGIGANKAHAVAAVESFVADAAAGSLPRSAATREYFTALVRRRAPDVVDYRGAAVIDRIERARGRIAGRPRIKFTDVREMSDAARSQPHLKFGR, encoded by the coding sequence ATGGTTCACGTCATCACCGCATCGTGCTGCAGCGATGCCGGCTGCGTCTCGGTGTGTCCGGTCGACTGCATCCACCCGACCCCCGACGAACCCGGTTTCGGCACGTCGGAGATCCTGCACATCGATCCGCAGACCTGTATCGACTGCGGCGCCTGCGCCGACGCCTGCCCGGTGGACGCGATCTTCCCGGCCGAACGTCTCGGTACGGCCGACCGCGTCTTCGTCGACCTCAACGCCGACTACTACCGGGACCGTCCCGACGCGGGGGCGAACCCGCCGCAGGTGGTGTACCCGGACATTCCGCGACTGCCGGACGGTCTGCGGGTCGCGATCGTCGGAACCGGTCCGGCGGGCGGCTACGCGCTCACGACGTTGATCGGCCGAACCGATGCGCAGATCACGGTGATCGACCGGCTGCCCACTCCCGGAGGTCTGGTCCGCGCGGGTGTGGCGCCCGACCACCCGGGCACCAAGGGCGTCCTGCGGACCTTCGACCTGGCATACCGCGATCCGCGGGTCGACCTGATCGGCGGTCTGGCGATCGGTGACGGTCCGGGCGCGGTGTCGCATCCCGAACTGGCCGCCCACTTCGACGCCGTGTTCTATGCGGTGGGCGCCCCGGCCGCTCGATCACTGGGGATTCCCGGTGAGGACCTGCCGGGCTCGACCTCGGCCGGCGACCTCGTCGCCTGGTACAACGCGGTGCCCGGCGCCGTCGGCGCGCCTCCGGCCGCGGACTGCGGCCGCACGGTGATCGTCGGCACCGGCAACGTGGCCCTGGACATCGCGCGCATCCTGGTGTCCTCTCCGGAGACACTGGCCGCGACCGACATCGCCGACCGAGCGGTGGATCTTCTACGACGTCAGGATGTGCGTGAGGTGGTGCTGCTCGGACGCCGAGGTCCGGCGGACGCCGCCTACAGTGATGCCGAGTACCGCGCGCTGCAGGCACTCCCCGACGTGGACCTGATCGTCTGCGACGACGCGGCGACGATCGCCGAGCTGGGGCTCGACCGTCCGCCCGCCCCGGGGCGTCGGCGCATCGTCTTCCTGTTCGGCTCCGTGCCGACCGAGATCGTGGCGGACGGATCCGGTCGCGCGGGGGCCGTGGACGTCACGACCGGGTCGATCTCGCATCGGATCCGCGCGGACCTGGTGGTCCGATCGGTCGGCTATCGCGGTGTCGCAGTGCCCGGACTTCCGTTCGACGACGTCGCCGGCGTCATTCCCACCGTGGACGGTCGAGTCACCGGCGCCGACGGCGCTCCGGTTCCGGGACTGTACGCGGTGGGGTGGGCGGCGCGCGGCGCCCGCGGTGGAATCGGCGCCAACAAGGCGCACGCGGTCGCGGCGGTGGAGTCGTTCGTCGCCGATGCCGCGGCAGGCAGCCTGCCCCGGAGCGCGGCGACTCGCGAGTACTTCACGGCACTGGTGCGTCGTCGCGCGCCCGACGTCGTGGACTATCGCGGTGCCGCCGTGATCGACCGGATCGAGCGAGCGCGCGGACGGATCGCAGGACGGCCGCGCATCAAGTTCACCGATGTTCGCGAGATGTCGGATGCGGCGCGTTCTCAGCCGCATCTGAAGTTCGGTCGGTAA
- a CDS encoding AurF N-oxygenase family protein: MTDLTELSTSRADQGIDEVSARLVASSTRLSRNAMTEIDWAAPMDPSHYGCSPEWSTLYGTDYWNELTEQQRVTLTRHEFASIMNIGIWFEMLLQELVLRDQYLGDYHRPEFQFALTEIADECRHSIMFAKASEKMVGTTYRPSPAIGRVGRIFQHTARGAVSYAGILVAEEILDVFQRGCMRDDRVLPFIRTVNEIHVLEESRHMKYAREQVRESMRDMRPTTRRFCALYTSVGAMEIVRNLVRPQAYADAGLDVGRAIDERRGNRHFHAMVRSNCTHLMEFLDEVGLLTPAARKNYRRVHMI, translated from the coding sequence ATGACTGACCTGACGGAGCTGTCGACCAGCAGGGCCGACCAGGGGATCGACGAGGTCTCGGCGAGGCTGGTCGCCTCCTCGACGCGACTGTCCCGTAACGCCATGACCGAGATCGACTGGGCGGCGCCGATGGACCCGTCGCACTACGGGTGCAGTCCGGAGTGGTCTACGCTCTACGGCACCGACTACTGGAACGAGCTCACCGAGCAGCAACGGGTCACGCTGACCCGGCACGAGTTCGCGTCGATCATGAACATCGGCATCTGGTTCGAGATGCTCCTGCAGGAGCTCGTCCTGCGCGATCAGTACCTCGGCGACTACCACCGGCCCGAGTTCCAGTTCGCGCTCACCGAGATCGCCGACGAGTGCCGCCACTCGATCATGTTCGCGAAGGCGTCGGAGAAGATGGTCGGCACCACCTACCGGCCGTCGCCCGCGATCGGCCGAGTGGGGCGGATCTTCCAGCACACCGCGCGGGGAGCGGTGTCGTACGCCGGGATCCTCGTCGCCGAGGAGATCCTCGACGTCTTTCAGCGCGGGTGCATGCGCGACGACCGCGTGCTGCCGTTCATCCGGACGGTCAACGAGATCCACGTGCTCGAAGAGTCCAGGCACATGAAGTACGCGCGGGAGCAGGTCCGCGAGTCGATGCGAGACATGCGACCGACCACTCGGCGGTTCTGTGCGCTGTACACGTCGGTGGGCGCGATGGAGATCGTTCGCAACCTGGTTCGACCCCAGGCGTACGCCGACGCCGGACTCGACGTCGGCCGCGCGATCGACGAGCGACGGGGCAACAGACACTTCCACGCCATGGTCCGCAGCAACTGCACGCACCTGATGGAGTTCCTCGACGAGGTCGGGCTGCTGACGCCCGCCGCGCGGAAGAACTACCGTCGCGTCCACATGATCTGA
- a CDS encoding SDR family oxidoreductase produces MPSIFISGGAAGIGLATAKLFRSHGWTVGVYDISDDALAAAKADDPELITGRLDVRDADQWDTALAEFTSHTGGRLDVLDNNAGILLSGDVADISPEAIKAQIDIDALGVTLGARAAFGYLKATPGSHLVNIASASAIYGQPGIATYSATKFYVAGLTEALELEWEDDDIRVVSIWPLWAKTALADETDAKSTQTLGVRLTADDVAAKVWESVHPTTVDKLLRRTSYSVGVQTTVLGNAAKFIPNVLNRGVNKFLSQ; encoded by the coding sequence ATGCCGTCCATCTTCATCAGCGGAGGCGCCGCAGGCATCGGCCTGGCCACCGCGAAGCTCTTCCGCTCGCACGGCTGGACGGTCGGCGTCTACGACATCAGCGACGACGCGCTGGCCGCGGCGAAAGCCGACGACCCCGAGTTGATCACCGGTCGCCTCGACGTGCGCGACGCCGACCAGTGGGACACGGCGCTGGCCGAGTTCACCTCGCACACCGGCGGCCGGCTCGACGTCCTCGACAACAACGCGGGCATCCTGCTGTCGGGCGACGTCGCCGACATCTCCCCCGAGGCGATCAAGGCGCAGATCGACATCGACGCCCTCGGCGTGACTCTGGGCGCCCGGGCCGCATTCGGCTATCTGAAGGCCACCCCCGGATCGCACCTGGTGAACATCGCGTCCGCATCGGCGATCTACGGTCAGCCGGGCATCGCGACCTACAGCGCCACCAAGTTCTACGTCGCCGGACTCACCGAGGCGCTCGAACTCGAATGGGAGGACGACGACATCCGCGTCGTCTCGATCTGGCCGCTGTGGGCCAAGACCGCCCTCGCCGACGAGACGGACGCCAAGAGCACTCAGACCCTGGGCGTCCGCCTGACCGCCGACGACGTCGCGGCCAAGGTGTGGGAGTCGGTGCACCCGACGACCGTCGACAAGCTCCTGCGTCGCACCAGCTACTCCGTCGGCGTCCAGACCACCGTCCTCGGCAACGCCGCCAAGTTCATCCCCAACGTCCTCAACCGCGGCGTCAACAAGTTCCTGTCGCAGTAG
- a CDS encoding GMC family oxidoreductase — MTNESFDYLVVGGGSSGCAAAARLSEDPSVRVALIEAGPDDRGVPEVLQLDRWMELLESGYDWDYPIEPQATGNSFMRHARARVLGGCSSHNSCIAFWPPREDMDEWADKFGATGWGADSVWPILKRLETNEDAGPDAPHHGDSGPVHLMNVPPADQCGVALLAAAEQAGLPTTRFNTGTTVTRGANFFQINRQADGTRASSSVSYIHPIADRANFTLLTGLRAKRLLFDGVRCIGVEVVDNQFGKTRTITAERELVLSTGAIDTPKLLMLSGIGPADHLRENGVEVLVDAPGVGANLQDHPEGVISWVARRPMPTESTQWWEIGVFDMVDDGLDRPDLMMHYGSVPFDMHTLRRGYPTAENVFCLTPNVTHARSRGTVRLRSRDFRDKPMVDPRYFSDPEGYDIRIMTAGIRRAREIVAQPAMADWVGEELFPGVGTVDDAALADYIRATHNTVYHPVGTAAMGSADGAPVDARLRVKGVEGLRVADASVFPEHTSVNPNITCMMIGERCADLVSGRA, encoded by the coding sequence ATGACCAACGAATCCTTCGACTACCTCGTCGTCGGCGGCGGATCGTCCGGGTGCGCCGCGGCCGCCCGCCTGTCCGAGGACCCGTCCGTGCGTGTCGCGCTGATCGAGGCCGGTCCCGACGACCGCGGCGTCCCGGAGGTGCTGCAGCTGGACCGCTGGATGGAACTGCTCGAGTCCGGGTACGACTGGGACTATCCGATCGAACCGCAGGCCACCGGCAACTCGTTCATGCGGCATGCGCGTGCTCGCGTGCTCGGGGGCTGCTCGTCGCACAACTCGTGCATCGCGTTCTGGCCGCCGCGCGAGGACATGGACGAATGGGCCGACAAGTTCGGCGCCACCGGCTGGGGCGCCGACAGCGTGTGGCCGATCCTCAAACGGCTGGAGACCAACGAGGACGCCGGACCCGACGCCCCGCACCACGGCGACTCCGGACCCGTCCACCTGATGAACGTGCCGCCCGCCGACCAGTGCGGTGTGGCGCTCCTGGCCGCTGCCGAACAGGCCGGACTGCCCACCACCAGGTTCAACACCGGCACGACGGTCACCCGCGGCGCGAACTTCTTCCAGATCAACCGGCAGGCCGACGGGACGCGCGCATCATCGTCGGTCTCGTACATCCACCCGATCGCCGACCGGGCGAACTTCACGCTGCTGACCGGGCTGCGCGCCAAGCGGCTGCTGTTCGACGGTGTCCGCTGCATCGGCGTCGAGGTGGTCGACAACCAGTTCGGCAAGACGCGGACGATCACCGCCGAGCGTGAGCTCGTGCTGTCGACCGGTGCGATCGACACGCCGAAGCTGCTGATGCTGTCGGGTATCGGCCCCGCCGATCACCTGCGCGAGAACGGTGTCGAGGTGCTCGTCGACGCACCGGGCGTCGGGGCGAACCTGCAGGATCACCCGGAGGGCGTCATCTCCTGGGTCGCGCGCAGGCCGATGCCGACCGAGTCGACACAGTGGTGGGAGATCGGCGTCTTCGACATGGTCGACGACGGTCTGGATCGTCCGGACCTGATGATGCACTACGGCAGCGTGCCGTTCGACATGCACACGCTGCGCCGCGGATACCCGACGGCCGAGAACGTCTTCTGCCTCACCCCGAACGTCACGCATGCGCGTTCACGCGGCACCGTCCGCCTGCGCTCGCGCGACTTCCGGGACAAGCCGATGGTCGACCCTCGCTACTTCAGCGATCCCGAGGGCTACGACATCCGCATCATGACCGCAGGCATCCGCCGGGCTCGCGAGATCGTCGCCCAGCCCGCGATGGCCGACTGGGTCGGCGAGGAACTGTTCCCCGGGGTCGGCACCGTCGACGACGCCGCACTCGCGGACTACATCCGCGCCACCCACAACACCGTGTACCACCCGGTGGGCACCGCCGCGATGGGGTCGGCCGACGGTGCCCCGGTCGACGCGCGGCTGCGCGTCAAGGGAGTGGAGGGTCTCCGCGTCGCCGACGCCTCGGTGTTCCCCGAGCACACCTCGGTGAACCCCAACATCACCTGCATGATGATCGGCGAGCGGTGCGCGGACCTCGTGTCGGGGAGGGCGTAG
- a CDS encoding aldehyde dehydrogenase family protein, translating into MTAQTLFIDGRWEAAADGATREIRCPADGSPVGDVSEASAADTERAIAAARRAFDDRRWASVPAARRGKLLGRLADGIRDRHEEFARAEALDTGKRIVEARIDMDDIVNCFDYFAELASKDAGRLVDAGSEAVVSRIQYEPVGVCGLITPWNYPLLQAAWKIGPALAAGCSFVLKPAELTPHTAILTLRLLDELGLPAGVGNLVTGAGAQAGAPLSSHPDVDMVSFTGGLVTGRVIAASAAPTVKKVALELGGKNPNVVFADADFDAAVDNALNAAFVHSGQVCSAGARLVVQDSIAEEFVDALVERAQQIRIGGPFDDAAETGPLISAAHRDKVHAYVQAGVAEGARVRCGGEFATGTSGSSDLDAGFYYRMTVLDQVRRGMSVVVDEAFGPVVTVETFTDEDDAVATANDTIYGLAGAVWTQDAGKAQRVANRLRHGTVWINDFHPYLPQAEWGGFGQSGVGRELGPTGLDEYREAKHVYQNIAPEVTGWFADRTRQEN; encoded by the coding sequence GTGACCGCACAGACCCTGTTCATCGACGGACGATGGGAGGCCGCCGCCGACGGCGCCACCCGCGAGATCCGTTGTCCGGCCGACGGCTCGCCGGTGGGCGACGTCAGCGAGGCGAGCGCCGCCGACACCGAACGCGCGATCGCGGCGGCCCGTCGCGCGTTCGACGATCGACGCTGGGCGTCCGTGCCCGCGGCCCGACGCGGCAAGCTGCTCGGACGCCTGGCCGACGGCATCCGGGACCGCCACGAGGAGTTCGCACGCGCCGAAGCCCTCGACACCGGCAAGCGGATCGTCGAGGCCCGCATCGACATGGACGACATCGTGAACTGCTTCGACTACTTCGCCGAACTGGCGTCCAAGGACGCCGGGCGACTGGTGGACGCCGGGTCGGAGGCCGTGGTCAGCCGCATCCAGTACGAGCCGGTCGGGGTGTGCGGGCTGATCACCCCGTGGAACTACCCCCTGCTGCAGGCCGCGTGGAAGATCGGCCCGGCGCTCGCCGCGGGGTGCTCGTTCGTGCTCAAACCCGCCGAGCTGACCCCGCACACGGCGATCCTGACATTGAGACTGCTCGACGAACTGGGTCTGCCCGCGGGCGTCGGCAACCTGGTGACCGGCGCCGGCGCCCAGGCTGGAGCCCCGTTGTCGTCGCACCCGGACGTCGACATGGTCTCGTTCACCGGCGGCCTGGTGACCGGCCGAGTGATCGCCGCCTCGGCGGCGCCGACCGTCAAGAAGGTGGCGCTTGAGCTCGGCGGTAAGAATCCCAACGTCGTGTTCGCCGACGCCGACTTCGACGCGGCGGTCGACAACGCGCTCAACGCGGCGTTCGTCCACTCCGGTCAGGTGTGTTCGGCCGGCGCGCGACTGGTGGTGCAGGACTCGATCGCCGAGGAGTTCGTCGACGCCTTGGTCGAGCGTGCGCAGCAGATCCGGATCGGCGGTCCCTTCGACGATGCCGCCGAGACCGGTCCGCTGATCTCGGCGGCCCACCGCGACAAAGTGCACGCCTATGTCCAGGCCGGCGTCGCCGAAGGCGCACGCGTCCGGTGCGGCGGCGAGTTCGCCACCGGCACATCGGGATCGAGTGATCTCGACGCGGGCTTCTACTACCGGATGACCGTCCTCGACCAGGTGCGCCGCGGAATGTCCGTCGTCGTCGACGAGGCGTTCGGCCCGGTCGTCACCGTGGAGACCTTCACCGACGAGGACGACGCTGTCGCGACCGCGAACGACACCATCTACGGTCTGGCGGGCGCGGTGTGGACGCAGGACGCGGGGAAGGCGCAGCGGGTGGCGAACCGCCTCCGGCACGGCACCGTGTGGATCAACGACTTCCACCCGTATCTGCCGCAGGCCGAATGGGGCGGGTTCGGCCAGTCGGGCGTGGGGCGCGAACTCGGCCCCACCGGACTCGACGAGTACCGCGAGGCCAAGCACGTCTACCAGAACATCGCTCCCGAGGTGACCGGCTGGTTCGCCGATCGGACGAGGCAGGAGAACTGA
- the betT gene encoding choline BCCT transporter BetT, producing MGLPVGESSSTPENGRFRPPNPVAKALGIPVNKRVFVGASAGVIAIILWALIDADGADRVISAAVTWVSDELGWFYIGLVVTVVLFVVWAALSRVGGVKLGPDHSKPVYNLFSWTAMLFAAGIGIDLMFFSVAEPVTQWMHPPTGEGQTLEATRQAVVWTLFHYGLIGWSLYALIGMSLGYFAYRYNMPLSLRSGLRPIFGDRLDGILGDSVDIAALLGAIFGLATSLGIGVAQLNVGLDDLFGIAQSHWAQAGLIVVAVAIATLSAVSGVDKGVKRLSEINVVIALGLLLFILIAGSTTYLMNALVQNIGDFASRFPSMALDTFAYQDTGDWKATWTLFFWAWWIAWAPFVGLFLARISRGRTIRQFVFGTLTIPFAFILIWISIFGNSALEIARGNDEFADTAVNRPEEAFYALLHEYPGATVLVVIATFTGLLFYITSADSGALVMSHFSSHVTDNESDAARWVRIFWAVVTGLLTMAMLLIGGITTLQNATVIMGLPFAVVVALMMLGLFRALRDEGDWVASRRDAITHALSHRSSGGTALNWRQRVERLVHYPDADDMRRYSTNIVWPALQDVAAELVKSGMDARTGSAHVDAYDLESYHLDVDFGNGRAFHYQVYPTRHPTPVFGRSPDVSDKFFRLEVFTAQGSEGFNVYGLTKTQISSNVLDHYERHLHYLEAVGDEAAPLSGEQIIDWSADFDDGADEAAAHTDQDEAGREEPAKEES from the coding sequence GTGGGGTTGCCAGTGGGGGAGAGTTCGTCGACGCCGGAGAACGGACGGTTCCGTCCTCCGAACCCGGTTGCGAAGGCGCTCGGGATCCCGGTCAACAAGCGCGTCTTCGTCGGCGCCAGTGCGGGAGTCATCGCGATCATCCTGTGGGCCCTCATCGACGCCGACGGCGCCGACCGAGTCATCTCCGCGGCCGTCACCTGGGTCTCCGACGAACTCGGCTGGTTCTACATCGGACTCGTCGTCACCGTCGTCCTGTTCGTCGTCTGGGCCGCGCTCTCGCGCGTCGGCGGCGTCAAACTCGGACCGGACCACTCCAAGCCCGTCTACAATCTCTTCTCCTGGACGGCGATGCTGTTCGCGGCGGGGATCGGCATCGACCTCATGTTCTTCTCCGTCGCCGAACCCGTGACGCAGTGGATGCACCCGCCGACCGGAGAAGGGCAGACCCTCGAGGCCACCCGACAAGCCGTGGTGTGGACCCTGTTCCACTACGGCCTGATCGGCTGGAGCCTGTACGCGCTCATCGGCATGTCACTCGGGTACTTCGCGTACCGCTACAACATGCCGCTGTCCCTGCGTTCGGGACTGCGGCCGATCTTCGGCGACAGACTCGACGGAATCCTCGGCGACTCGGTCGACATCGCAGCCCTCCTCGGTGCCATCTTCGGACTGGCGACGAGCCTGGGCATCGGCGTCGCCCAGCTAAACGTCGGGCTCGACGACCTGTTCGGAATCGCGCAGAGTCACTGGGCACAGGCCGGGCTGATCGTCGTCGCGGTGGCGATCGCGACGCTGTCGGCGGTGTCCGGCGTCGACAAGGGCGTCAAACGGCTGTCCGAGATCAACGTGGTCATCGCTCTGGGGCTGCTGCTGTTCATTCTGATCGCCGGCTCGACGACGTACCTGATGAACGCGCTGGTGCAGAACATCGGCGACTTCGCCAGCCGCTTCCCGTCGATGGCGTTGGACACCTTCGCCTACCAAGACACCGGCGACTGGAAAGCCACCTGGACCCTGTTCTTCTGGGCCTGGTGGATCGCGTGGGCTCCGTTCGTCGGTCTGTTCCTGGCTCGCATCTCCCGCGGCCGCACCATCCGCCAGTTCGTGTTCGGCACGCTGACGATCCCGTTCGCGTTCATCCTCATCTGGATCTCGATCTTCGGGAACAGCGCGCTCGAGATCGCCCGCGGCAACGACGAGTTCGCCGACACCGCGGTCAACAGACCGGAGGAGGCGTTCTACGCGCTCCTGCACGAGTATCCGGGGGCGACGGTCCTCGTGGTGATCGCGACGTTCACCGGTCTGCTGTTCTACATCACCAGCGCCGACTCGGGCGCCCTGGTGATGTCGCACTTCAGCTCCCACGTGACCGACAACGAGTCGGACGCCGCCCGCTGGGTCCGCATCTTCTGGGCCGTGGTCACCGGCCTGCTGACGATGGCGATGCTGTTGATCGGCGGTATCACCACCCTGCAGAACGCGACGGTGATCATGGGGCTGCCGTTCGCGGTCGTCGTCGCCCTGATGATGCTCGGACTGTTCCGCGCGCTGCGCGACGAGGGCGACTGGGTGGCCTCCCGGCGCGATGCGATCACCCACGCGCTCTCGCACCGCTCCTCGGGCGGCACGGCCCTCAACTGGCGTCAGCGCGTCGAACGGCTGGTGCACTATCCCGACGCCGACGACATGCGGAGGTACTCGACGAACATCGTGTGGCCCGCGCTGCAGGATGTGGCCGCCGAACTGGTGAAGTCCGGGATGGACGCACGGACCGGCAGCGCGCACGTGGACGCCTACGACCTGGAGAGCTACCACCTCGACGTCGACTTCGGCAACGGCCGCGCCTTCCACTATCAGGTGTATCCGACGCGGCACCCGACCCCGGTGTTCGGCCGGTCGCCCGACGTCAGCGACAAGTTCTTCCGCCTCGAAGTGTTCACCGCCCAGGGCAGTGAGGGCTTCAACGTGTACGGACTCACCAAGACCCAGATCAGCTCCAACGTGCTCGATCACTACGAACGTCACCTGCACTACCTCGAAGCCGTCGGTGACGAAGCGGCGCCGCTGTCCGGAGAACAGATCATCGACTGGTCGGCGGACTTCGACGACGGCGCCGACGAGGCGGCCGCGCACACAGACCAAGACGAGGCCGGGCGGGAAGAACCGGCGAAGGAGGAATCGTGA
- the rpmF gene encoding 50S ribosomal protein L32 — protein MAVPKRRMSRANTRARRSQWKADNVALQEEKINGVSQRVPRRLVKAAKLGLVDLDRR, from the coding sequence ATGGCAGTACCCAAGCGTCGGATGTCGCGGGCTAACACCCGCGCACGTCGTTCGCAGTGGAAGGCGGACAACGTCGCACTGCAGGAAGAGAAGATCAACGGTGTGTCGCAGCGTGTGCCGCGTCGCCTCGTGAAGGCCGCCAAGCTCGGCCTGGTCGATCTCGACCGTCGCTGA
- a CDS encoding AEC family transporter — MSGVVSGFTVIFLVVGLGYVLGRTGVLGDHASTTLARLVFFVCTPALLVHSLATSDLSAVFSPTLAVAATTAVGTGAVYLAIARLGLRREVPEAVIGALSSSYVNSVNLGLPIAIFVLDDESFIAPLLLFQIVFYSPVALTALDFTALDSNRRTSVWRTIAVPLRNPILVGGVAGLIMSLIGWVPPKPIMEPLDMLGQSSVPLALLAFGLTLTGATVFKKGESPRRDVVLASALKMFAMPALAYVLARWAFGMTGHHLFAQVVIAALPTAQNVLVYATRYRRGEILSRDTALVTTVLSVPVIAVIAWLLA, encoded by the coding sequence ATGTCAGGCGTCGTCTCCGGGTTCACCGTGATCTTCCTCGTCGTCGGGCTCGGCTACGTTCTGGGCCGGACCGGCGTGCTGGGCGATCACGCGTCGACGACCCTCGCCCGACTCGTGTTCTTCGTCTGCACCCCGGCGCTGCTCGTGCACTCGCTGGCGACGAGCGACCTGTCGGCGGTGTTCTCGCCGACACTCGCCGTCGCCGCGACCACCGCGGTCGGCACCGGCGCGGTCTATCTGGCGATCGCCCGGCTGGGGTTGCGGCGGGAGGTGCCCGAGGCGGTGATCGGGGCACTGTCGTCGTCGTATGTGAACAGTGTGAACCTGGGTCTGCCGATCGCGATCTTCGTACTCGACGACGAATCGTTCATCGCTCCGCTGCTGCTGTTCCAGATCGTGTTCTACTCGCCGGTGGCGCTGACCGCCCTCGACTTCACGGCCCTCGACTCCAACCGTCGTACCTCGGTGTGGAGGACGATCGCGGTACCGCTCCGGAATCCGATCCTGGTCGGCGGCGTGGCCGGTCTGATCATGTCTCTGATCGGGTGGGTCCCGCCGAAACCGATCATGGAGCCGCTCGACATGCTCGGCCAGTCGTCGGTACCGCTGGCGCTGCTCGCCTTCGGATTGACGCTGACCGGGGCGACGGTGTTCAAGAAGGGTGAGAGCCCGCGTCGCGACGTCGTGCTGGCGTCCGCCTTGAAGATGTTCGCGATGCCGGCCCTGGCCTACGTGCTGGCCCGCTGGGCGTTCGGGATGACCGGCCACCACCTGTTCGCTCAGGTGGTGATCGCCGCGCTGCCGACGGCGCAGAACGTGCTGGTGTATGCGACCCGCTACCGCCGCGGCGAGATCCTCTCGCGCGACACGGCGCTGGTCACGACGGTGCTGTCGGTTCCGGTGATCGCGGTGATCGCCTGGCTGCTGGCGTGA